A portion of the Clostridium gelidum genome contains these proteins:
- a CDS encoding methyl-accepting chemotaxis protein, with product MKALIERILKFKIKETFNFKELKIKDGLLRKLVFTFSLLIIFSLLVSSLATFIITKNKVTEDFKMSTLQILNDNKKYIQTMNSTVDTMIYQTSTDKQILSIISKPPTDSFLLFKKKQELETLLKNIAFSSSTNKYSPISSIYFYSDEGLSVASDATNASKTDNKDLNDQIKELSWYKNTINANGKPVWSIPMKNIVSNSNNLIISKSILVKDGISGKALGVLQINLDENKFSNSINDAKIGKSGNVFIINQDGYILASNNTKQVGENISNDVMSKITNEIEGNFEFKQAGISTYGVYSTDDAKEWRFVAVVPKSELSATATSIGMVSLLFTLVSIVTSIIISTRTTLQITTPIKEIIYSTKLIAEGDLSINPNVSSNIFELKELNKNFNSMLLNLREFFIETSNLAGEASNSSIKLLDLSKNIAESSKEIVITVDDIAQGSNTQAESAQRSVQVYDKFENELTSTIKVLNEVGDTTYTAVNILDESSNIISNLNISAHNNSKAMDQVSETVLDLSNNTKEVMSVLENVNQIAKQTHLLALNASIEAARAGEYGKGFSVVASEIRKLAQQSENASLNIKDILNDINSSIQHSMDISSEAQGCFKIEFNEVNNTIKYFNYIKESVNNINDLVKTSKSSIEAINNQKNELFQAITEIANITEENSAATEEIAATIEQESNDNKLMNHLSEILHQKALGLKNLMERFKFN from the coding sequence ATGAAGGCCTTAATAGAAAGGATTTTAAAATTCAAAATTAAAGAAACTTTTAACTTTAAAGAATTAAAGATAAAAGATGGTTTATTGAGAAAATTAGTATTTACTTTTTCACTCCTGATAATATTTTCATTATTGGTATCAAGTTTAGCTACATTTATCATAACTAAAAATAAAGTTACAGAAGATTTTAAAATGTCTACATTACAAATTCTTAATGATAATAAAAAGTATATTCAGACTATGAATTCAACTGTAGATACTATGATATATCAAACTAGTACGGATAAGCAAATATTATCAATTATTAGTAAGCCGCCAACAGATAGTTTTTTATTATTTAAGAAAAAACAGGAGTTAGAAACTTTATTAAAGAATATTGCTTTTTCATCAAGTACAAATAAATATTCTCCAATTTCAAGTATATATTTTTATAGTGATGAAGGACTATCGGTAGCTTCTGATGCGACAAATGCTTCGAAAACGGATAATAAAGATCTTAATGATCAAATTAAGGAATTGAGCTGGTACAAGAATACAATAAATGCAAATGGAAAGCCTGTATGGTCAATACCTATGAAAAATATAGTATCGAACTCAAATAATCTTATAATAAGTAAATCTATTTTAGTAAAGGATGGTATAAGCGGTAAAGCTCTTGGGGTGCTTCAAATAAATTTAGATGAAAATAAGTTTTCAAATTCTATAAATGACGCCAAAATTGGGAAAAGTGGAAATGTATTTATTATCAATCAAGATGGATATATTCTTGCATCTAATAATACAAAACAAGTTGGAGAAAATATTTCCAATGATGTGATGTCAAAGATTACAAATGAAATTGAAGGCAATTTTGAATTTAAACAAGCTGGTATAAGCACATATGGAGTATATAGTACTGATGATGCGAAAGAGTGGAGGTTTGTTGCAGTAGTTCCAAAATCAGAATTATCAGCGACTGCTACAAGTATTGGAATGGTTTCATTATTATTTACATTAGTATCAATAGTTACATCAATAATTATATCAACTAGGACCACATTACAAATTACTACTCCAATCAAAGAAATAATATATTCGACAAAATTAATAGCAGAAGGAGATTTAAGTATAAATCCAAATGTATCTAGCAATATATTTGAATTAAAAGAATTAAATAAAAACTTTAATAGCATGTTGTTAAATTTAAGGGAATTTTTTATTGAAACCTCTAATCTAGCAGGTGAAGCCAGTAATTCTTCAATCAAATTATTGGATTTATCAAAAAATATAGCTGAGTCATCTAAAGAAATTGTAATTACTGTAGATGATATAGCACAAGGATCAAATACGCAGGCAGAAAGTGCTCAAAGATCGGTGCAAGTATATGACAAGTTCGAAAATGAATTAACAAGTACAATTAAAGTCTTGAATGAAGTGGGGGACACAACTTATACTGCAGTTAATATATTAGATGAAAGTTCAAATATTATTTCCAATTTAAATATATCTGCACATAATAATTCAAAAGCCATGGATCAAGTTAGTGAAACCGTTTTAGACCTTAGCAATAACACAAAAGAAGTTATGAGTGTTTTAGAAAATGTAAATCAGATAGCAAAACAAACTCATTTATTAGCTTTAAATGCTTCAATAGAGGCTGCAAGAGCAGGAGAATACGGGAAGGGATTTTCTGTAGTAGCTAGTGAAATAAGAAAGCTTGCACAACAATCAGAAAATGCTTCATTGAACATAAAAGATATTTTAAATGACATAAATTCATCAATACAGCATTCGATGGATATCTCATCAGAAGCTCAAGGGTGTTTTAAAATTGAATTTAATGAAGTTAATAATACAATTAAATATTTTAATTATATAAAAGAATCTGTAAATAACATAAATGATTTAGTAAAGACAAGTAAGTCATCGATTGAAGCTATAAATAATCAAAAAAATGAGCTTTTTCAAGCAATTACTGAGATTGCAAATATAACTGAAGAAAATAGTGCTGCAACTGAAGAAATTGCAGCAACAATTGAGCAAGAGTCAAATGACAATAAATTAATGAATCACTTATCAGAAATTTTACATCAAAAAGCTTTAGGGTTAAAAAACTTAATGGAAAGATTTAAATTTAATTAA
- a CDS encoding carbohydrate ABC transporter permease, producing MKNKYSREFISEERKGYLFVLPALIFMLAFVGYPIIYNFILSFRDVNVTTFSNPIKPFVGLKNYIDVFQDPTMMISIKNTLVFTLGSISIQFVIGLGLALLFNLKFKLSEPIRGLMVVSYLIPMTVTALLFKFMYSTSGGIINEVLMQCHLISEPIGWIIDSKTSMLSVILTNSWVGIPFNMLLLTTGLSNISATLYEAGKVDGANVFQRFFKITLPSLRPAILSVLVLGFIYTFKVFDLVFVMTNGGPVNSTELMSSFAYKLSFTQFSFSKGATVANVLFSILFCVSLGYLKLIKEDEVIG from the coding sequence TTGAAAAATAAATATAGTAGAGAATTTATTAGCGAAGAAAGAAAAGGGTACTTATTTGTATTACCAGCACTAATATTTATGCTGGCTTTTGTGGGCTATCCAATTATATATAATTTTATATTAAGTTTTCGTGATGTAAATGTAACAACTTTTAGTAATCCTATTAAGCCTTTTGTTGGATTGAAAAACTACATTGATGTATTTCAAGATCCTACAATGATGATAAGTATTAAGAATACGTTAGTTTTTACCCTAGGAAGTATATCAATTCAATTCGTTATAGGATTAGGTTTAGCTTTACTGTTCAATTTAAAGTTTAAACTGTCTGAACCTATTAGAGGACTTATGGTAGTCAGTTACCTTATACCAATGACAGTAACTGCATTGCTATTTAAATTTATGTATAGTACAAGTGGAGGAATAATAAACGAAGTACTTATGCAATGTCATTTGATTTCTGAGCCAATTGGCTGGATTATAGATAGTAAGACATCTATGCTCTCAGTTATACTAACAAATTCTTGGGTTGGAATTCCATTTAATATGCTATTATTAACAACAGGATTAAGCAACATTTCAGCTACGTTATATGAGGCAGGTAAAGTTGATGGTGCCAATGTTTTTCAAAGGTTCTTTAAAATTACATTACCATCATTAAGGCCAGCAATTTTATCGGTATTGGTTCTTGGATTTATTTATACTTTTAAGGTTTTTGATTTAGTATTTGTTATGACAAATGGAGGACCAGTTAATAGTACTGAGTTAATGTCATCATTTGCATACAAATTATCATTTACACAATTTTCATTTAGCAAAGGTGCTACTGTTGCTAATGTATTGTTTTCAATTCTATTCTGTGTAAGTTTAGGATATCTTAAATTAATAAAGGAAGATGAGGTGATTGGATAA
- a CDS encoding carbohydrate ABC transporter permease: protein MKKMILKDKQKNIILCCLSIFIACIMLFPIYWIVVSSFKTNTEIFASPPTFIPKEFTLSSYTAQFEGKSSILVTFGNSCKVAFISMILSCALAIPAGYGLARFKMRGKKSFIMIFLVTQMLPVALILTPMFMVYKNLHLLDTLWAPILSDATISVPFVVLILRTYFLALPRELEDSARIDGCNTFTAFTKIMLPISYPGLIMTAAFSFLYAWGDLAYSLTFITSPEKRTMTASIYNFMGKYGIQWNSIMAYGVLLVLPVVLVFIFLQKYIIGGLTNGAVKG from the coding sequence ATGAAGAAGATGATTCTTAAGGATAAACAAAAAAATATAATATTATGTTGTTTATCAATTTTTATAGCTTGCATCATGCTTTTTCCAATATATTGGATTGTAGTAAGTTCTTTTAAAACCAATACTGAAATTTTTGCTTCACCTCCTACCTTTATACCTAAAGAATTTACATTAAGTAGTTATACAGCACAGTTTGAAGGTAAAAGCAGCATATTGGTGACTTTTGGAAATAGTTGCAAAGTTGCATTTATTTCAATGATTTTATCATGTGCATTAGCTATTCCAGCAGGATATGGCTTAGCAAGATTTAAGATGAGAGGGAAAAAGTCATTTATTATGATATTTTTAGTAACACAGATGCTTCCAGTAGCATTAATACTTACACCAATGTTTATGGTATATAAGAATTTACATCTGCTTGATACTCTTTGGGCTCCAATATTATCAGATGCAACTATATCTGTACCATTTGTAGTTCTTATTCTGAGGACCTATTTTCTTGCACTACCAAGGGAGCTTGAAGATTCAGCTAGGATTGATGGATGTAATACATTTACAGCATTTACTAAAATAATGCTTCCAATATCTTATCCAGGATTAATAATGACTGCTGCCTTTTCATTCTTATATGCTTGGGGAGATTTAGCGTATTCACTTACATTTATAACTAGCCCTGAAAAGAGAACAATGACTGCTAGTATATATAACTTTATGGGCAAATATGGGATACAATGGAATTCCATAATGGCGTATGGAGTACTTCTAGTTCTACCTGTTGTTTTAGTGTTTATTTTCCTTCAAAAATATATAATTGGAGGATTGACTAACGGTGCTGTTAAGGGGTAA
- a CDS encoding glycoside hydrolase family 31 protein produces MGSRNKHNLDDSFFKVEGNILIRQYDCEKLQIEPWGENSFRIRSTKQAELINNDWALLPQESSNNVTIKIDGNEACIQNGKIRADIDAGGKIAFYNQNGDILLEEYVRNRNNVKTFCSALNIDAREFKPIIGGDYNLTMRFESDPNEKLFGMGQYQQSNLDLKNCILELAHRNSQASVPFLLSSLGYGLLWNNPGIGKVSFGRNVTEWIANSTKQLDYWITAGDTPVEIEESYAKATGTVPMMPDYAMGFWQCKLRYQTQEELLEVAREYKRRELPISVIVIDFFHWPNQGDWRFDLDYWPDPDSMVKELKEMGIELMVSIWPTVDKKSENYNKMLEKGYLVRTDRGIRTTMDFLGDTVFYDATNPGSRNFVWNTAKKNYYDKGIKLFWLDEAEPEYSVYDFDNYRYHLGPNEQIGNIYPVMYAKTFFDGMKEEGQENIINLLRCAWAGSQRYGALVWSGDIDSSFESLRNQFAAGLNMGLAGIPWWTTDIGGFHGGNPDDPDFRECIIRWFEYGVFCPVFRLHGDREPHSKPLGTSGGGLCESGAANEVWSYGEEAYEIFKKYMFIRERMKPYITQIMKEAHEKGTPVIRPLFYDFPQDKLCFDIEDQYMFGPDVLVAPILHKGDISRKVYLPEGAKWKDINSGQILNGGQWVNYDAPLEVIPLFLKDDANIPIIE; encoded by the coding sequence ATGGGATCTAGAAATAAACATAATTTAGATGATAGCTTTTTTAAAGTTGAAGGAAATATATTAATTCGTCAATACGATTGTGAAAAATTACAAATTGAACCTTGGGGTGAAAATAGCTTTCGTATACGAAGTACAAAACAGGCAGAACTTATAAATAATGATTGGGCTCTATTACCACAAGAAAGCAGCAACAACGTTACAATAAAAATTGATGGTAATGAAGCGTGTATTCAAAATGGAAAAATTAGAGCTGATATTGATGCTGGAGGAAAGATTGCATTCTATAATCAGAACGGGGACATTCTTTTAGAGGAGTATGTTAGAAATAGAAATAATGTGAAGACATTTTGCAGTGCATTAAATATAGATGCACGTGAATTCAAGCCTATCATTGGTGGAGATTATAATTTAACTATGAGATTCGAATCAGATCCTAATGAGAAGCTATTTGGCATGGGACAATATCAACAATCAAATTTAGATTTAAAAAATTGTATTTTAGAGCTTGCACATAGAAATTCACAGGCGAGTGTTCCTTTTCTATTATCTAGTTTAGGATATGGCTTATTGTGGAATAATCCTGGTATTGGAAAGGTAAGCTTTGGAAGGAATGTTACTGAATGGATAGCTAATTCAACAAAACAGCTTGATTACTGGATAACAGCAGGAGATACTCCAGTAGAAATAGAAGAGTCCTATGCAAAAGCTACTGGCACAGTGCCAATGATGCCTGATTATGCTATGGGATTTTGGCAATGTAAACTGAGATATCAAACTCAAGAGGAATTATTAGAAGTTGCTCGTGAATATAAAAGAAGAGAACTTCCTATTTCGGTTATAGTAATTGACTTTTTCCATTGGCCAAATCAAGGGGATTGGAGATTTGATTTAGATTATTGGCCTGATCCAGATAGCATGGTTAAAGAACTTAAAGAAATGGGTATTGAACTAATGGTTTCTATCTGGCCAACAGTCGATAAAAAAAGCGAAAACTATAATAAGATGCTGGAGAAAGGTTATTTAGTAAGAACTGATAGAGGAATTAGGACAACTATGGACTTTTTAGGAGATACAGTATTCTATGATGCTACGAATCCAGGGTCTCGCAATTTTGTATGGAACACTGCTAAGAAAAATTACTATGATAAAGGCATAAAACTATTCTGGTTAGATGAAGCTGAACCAGAGTATTCAGTTTATGACTTTGATAACTATAGATATCATCTAGGTCCAAATGAACAAATAGGTAATATCTATCCTGTTATGTATGCAAAGACTTTCTTTGATGGTATGAAAGAAGAAGGTCAAGAAAATATAATTAATCTTCTTAGATGCGCCTGGGCAGGAAGCCAACGTTATGGTGCTCTTGTATGGTCTGGAGATATTGATTCAAGTTTTGAATCTCTAAGAAATCAATTTGCTGCTGGACTCAATATGGGATTAGCAGGTATACCATGGTGGACAACTGATATAGGAGGATTTCATGGTGGAAATCCAGATGATCCTGATTTCAGAGAATGTATAATTCGTTGGTTTGAATATGGAGTATTCTGCCCTGTCTTTAGGTTACATGGTGATCGTGAACCACACTCTAAACCTCTCGGAACTAGTGGTGGAGGATTATGCGAAAGTGGTGCAGCAAATGAGGTATGGAGTTATGGTGAGGAAGCATATGAAATATTTAAGAAATATATGTTTATCCGTGAAAGAATGAAGCCTTATATTACTCAAATCATGAAGGAAGCACATGAGAAAGGAACTCCAGTTATTAGACCACTGTTTTATGATTTCCCTCAAGATAAGCTTTGCTTTGATATTGAAGATCAGTATATGTTTGGACCAGATGTTCTTGTAGCGCCAATACTTCATAAAGGTGATATATCAAGAAAAGTGTATTTACCAGAAGGAGCTAAGTGGAAGGATATAAACTCTGGACAAATATTAAATGGAGGACAATGGGTTAACTATGATGCTCCATTGGAAGTTATACCATTATTCCTTAAGGATGATGCAAACATTCCTATTATTGAATAA
- a CDS encoding response regulator transcription factor, with product MKILIVEDEVNAREGLGNLLGKLSDNYIVCGKASDGEQGLILAKEYKPDLIFTDIEMPKLNGLDMIGKIKEDGQDPYVIILSGYSDFKYAQKGIKLGVEEYLLKPITYSALKSSMEQIERKFSLKNAELLVEGIPKEEILGQVLLNKGRNLDKFYKIIESNVKQHENMYLVNLYLRDEYEEKSEFIIKEIYDFMKYYKIEIFYYSVLKEYNYLPIFINTTTAFLEFIKMLKYNLLFSIRKSGFSSITVSVININGLAEIRSSLNELKRLSRWPIVFGNDEIIYEELISKLKINQCNYPREIENEVIKAIKNNDQARLVDSNEKFMSYLKANVYDPIDIIDICSKYIFSILTVSKSCNNDFYTQLKNEGILDSIKISCTFDELKERLDYVIDKVGEKNDDESTINSLIVRKAMNYIKEYYSDKISLEEIANGMNITPEYLSRLFTKELRKSFSDYLKEFRIEKAKELLTNKKMKIYEIAEKVGYSDSKYFCKVFKEYTGMAPKEYMKFY from the coding sequence ATGAAAATTTTGATTGTAGAAGATGAAGTTAATGCTAGAGAAGGCTTAGGGAACTTATTAGGAAAACTTAGTGATAACTATATTGTTTGTGGAAAAGCGTCTGATGGAGAGCAAGGGTTAATTTTAGCTAAAGAGTATAAACCGGATCTTATTTTTACTGATATTGAAATGCCAAAGCTAAATGGACTTGATATGATTGGAAAAATTAAAGAGGATGGTCAAGATCCATATGTTATTATATTGAGTGGATATTCAGACTTTAAATATGCACAAAAAGGTATAAAATTAGGAGTAGAAGAATATTTATTAAAACCAATAACTTACAGTGCTTTGAAAAGCAGCATGGAACAGATTGAAAGAAAATTCAGTCTGAAAAATGCTGAACTGCTTGTAGAGGGCATACCTAAGGAAGAAATATTAGGACAAGTATTATTAAATAAAGGTAGGAATTTAGACAAGTTCTATAAGATTATTGAAAGTAATGTAAAACAACATGAAAATATGTATCTTGTAAATTTGTATTTAAGAGACGAATATGAAGAGAAAAGCGAATTCATAATAAAAGAAATATATGACTTTATGAAGTATTACAAGATTGAAATTTTTTATTATTCTGTTTTAAAAGAATATAACTATTTACCAATTTTCATAAATACTACAACAGCTTTTTTAGAATTTATAAAGATGTTAAAGTATAATTTGTTATTTTCCATAAGAAAAAGTGGATTTTCTAGTATTACAGTTAGTGTTATTAATATAAATGGATTAGCTGAAATCAGAAGTTCCCTTAATGAGCTTAAAAGGTTATCTAGATGGCCTATTGTATTTGGAAATGATGAGATAATCTATGAAGAATTGATTTCTAAATTAAAAATAAATCAATGCAATTATCCAAGAGAAATTGAAAATGAAGTGATAAAGGCAATAAAGAATAATGATCAAGCAAGATTGGTAGACAGTAATGAAAAGTTTATGTCATATTTAAAAGCTAATGTTTATGATCCAATTGATATAATTGATATCTGTAGTAAGTACATTTTTTCAATTTTGACCGTCTCTAAAAGCTGTAATAATGATTTTTATACTCAATTAAAAAATGAAGGTATTTTAGATTCCATTAAAATTAGTTGTACATTTGATGAATTAAAAGAACGATTAGATTATGTAATTGATAAGGTAGGGGAAAAAAATGATGATGAATCTACAATAAATTCTTTGATTGTGAGAAAAGCCATGAATTATATAAAAGAGTATTATAGTGATAAGATTTCTCTTGAAGAAATAGCAAATGGAATGAATATAACCCCTGAATACCTAAGCCGGTTATTTACAAAGGAACTAAGAAAAAGCTTTTCAGATTATTTGAAAGAATTTAGAATCGAGAAAGCAAAAGAATTATTAACAAATAAAAAAATGAAAATTTATGAAATTGCTGAGAAGGTTGGTTATAGTGATTCTAAGTATTTTTGCAAGGTATTTAAAGAATATACAGGTATGGCACCAAAAGAATATATGAAGTTTTATTAA
- a CDS encoding glycoside hydrolase family 127 protein — translation MADVAAETGDMELFMACRRLWENIVLKRMYITGGIGSTSIGESFTFDYDLPNDTVYAETCASIGLAFFAHRMLMIEQKSEYADIMERALYNTIIGGMSQDGKGFFYVNPLEVKPEACEKDLAKQHVKPIRQKWFTCACCPPNITRTLTSLGQYIYTVNEDTVYTNLYIGGEATISVGNNEIKLVQETEYPWDEKVSIKVSTKEGTKFTLGLRIPSWCPKAEVKVNNEVIDIEEIKIDGYIMINREWKDCDEIQLVLKMPILRMKANPMVRDDIGKVAIQRGPLVYCLEEIDNGSNLHEIYLPKEAKLEESFEAELLGGVMVIKAEANRVSNSSKWENELYSSEIKEEYAPVNIKFVPYYTWANRSIGEMTVWVREK, via the coding sequence ATGGCTGATGTTGCTGCAGAAACTGGCGATATGGAATTATTTATGGCTTGTAGGAGACTTTGGGAAAACATTGTTCTAAAGAGAATGTATATAACTGGAGGTATCGGTTCAACTTCAATAGGAGAATCTTTTACATTTGATTATGATCTTCCTAATGATACTGTTTATGCAGAAACTTGTGCTTCTATCGGACTTGCATTTTTCGCTCATAGAATGCTGATGATTGAGCAAAAAAGTGAATATGCAGATATAATGGAGAGAGCTCTTTATAATACTATAATAGGAGGAATGTCTCAGGATGGTAAAGGTTTCTTCTATGTAAATCCACTTGAGGTAAAACCAGAAGCTTGTGAAAAAGACCTAGCTAAGCAGCATGTTAAACCTATAAGACAAAAATGGTTTACCTGCGCATGCTGTCCACCTAATATAACAAGAACACTAACATCCCTAGGTCAATATATTTATACTGTAAATGAAGATACTGTATATACAAATTTATATATTGGTGGAGAAGCTACTATTAGTGTAGGAAATAATGAGATTAAACTTGTTCAAGAAACAGAGTATCCATGGGATGAAAAAGTATCAATTAAAGTATCCACAAAAGAGGGAACAAAATTCACTTTAGGATTAAGAATACCAAGTTGGTGCCCCAAAGCTGAAGTTAAGGTAAATAATGAAGTGATAGATATTGAAGAAATAAAGATTGATGGATATATAATGATAAATAGAGAGTGGAAGGATTGTGATGAAATTCAACTTGTTTTGAAGATGCCTATTCTTAGAATGAAAGCAAATCCAATGGTAAGAGATGATATAGGTAAGGTTGCAATACAAAGAGGACCTTTAGTTTACTGTTTGGAGGAAATAGATAATGGTTCAAATCTTCATGAAATATATTTACCTAAAGAAGCTAAATTAGAAGAAAGTTTTGAAGCAGAATTGCTAGGTGGTGTAATGGTAATAAAAGCAGAGGCAAACCGTGTTTCAAATAGTAGCAAATGGGAAAATGAACTCTATAGTTCTGAAATAAAGGAAGAGTATGCCCCTGTTAATATAAAATTTGTGCCATACTACACTTGGGCAAACCGAAGTATAGGTGAGATGACCGTGTGGGTGAGAGAAAAATAA
- a CDS encoding beta-L-arabinofuranosidase domain-containing protein, whose protein sequence is MKDSFEFNKDLRKVTKEVPLKNVKIKDNFWSKYRKLAREVVIPYQWEAINDRIPDAEPSHAIENFRIAAGLETGEFHGMVFQDSDVSKWLEAVGFSLETHPDAELEKNADEVIDILEMAQRPDGYLNTYFILKEPENRWTNLAECHELYCAGHFFEAVVAYYNATNKKKVLDIACRFADYIDSTFGPEEGKIHGYDGHEEVELALFKLYKVTGNEKYLNLSKYFLDERGAEPDFFDMQWEKRGKTDFWQGGVKREWGKTYFQTHLPIKKQSSAEGHAVRLYTCVWLWLMLLQKLAIWNYLWLVGDFGKTLF, encoded by the coding sequence ATGAAGGATTCGTTTGAATTTAATAAGGATTTAAGAAAAGTGACTAAAGAAGTTCCATTAAAAAATGTGAAGATAAAGGATAATTTTTGGTCTAAATATAGAAAACTCGCGAGAGAAGTAGTTATACCGTACCAATGGGAGGCTATAAATGACAGGATTCCAGATGCTGAACCTAGTCACGCAATAGAGAATTTTCGTATAGCTGCAGGGCTTGAAACTGGAGAGTTTCATGGAATGGTATTCCAAGATAGTGATGTGTCAAAGTGGCTTGAGGCAGTAGGTTTTAGTCTTGAAACTCATCCTGACGCTGAGCTTGAAAAAAATGCAGATGAAGTAATTGATATTTTAGAAATGGCACAGAGGCCAGATGGATATTTAAATACATATTTTATTCTTAAAGAGCCAGAAAATAGATGGACAAATTTAGCTGAGTGCCACGAATTGTATTGTGCTGGTCACTTTTTTGAAGCGGTAGTAGCTTATTATAATGCTACAAATAAAAAAAAGGTTTTAGATATAGCATGCAGGTTTGCTGACTACATTGACTCTACTTTTGGTCCAGAAGAAGGCAAAATTCACGGTTACGATGGACATGAAGAAGTAGAATTAGCACTTTTTAAACTTTATAAGGTTACAGGAAATGAAAAGTATCTTAATTTAAGCAAATATTTCTTGGATGAACGTGGAGCAGAGCCAGATTTTTTTGATATGCAATGGGAAAAGAGAGGCAAAACAGATTTTTGGCAAGGTGGAGTTAAGAGAGAGTGGGGAAAAACTTATTTTCAAACACATTTGCCAATTAAAAAACAGAGTTCAGCAGAAGGACATGCAGTAAGGTTGTATACATGTGTATGGCTATGGCTGATGTTGCTGCAGAAACTGGCGATATGGAATTATTTATGGCTTGTAGGAGACTTTGGGAAAACATTGTTCTAA
- a CDS encoding sugar ABC transporter substrate-binding protein, which produces MKKTKTLLTCLTAVVMTASIFVGCGSSNTTTSQTKTDASAKTALTVWHYFDGQQQQKAMENLADKFNKSQDKIEVEVEFVPRAELTKQFTIGLVADKLPDLGLVDNPDMASFAAMGLFADISDKMNSYDGKDQFYPGPISSCQLDGKYYGIPLGSNDLALFYNKDMFSAAGVEPPTTYAELKTTAKKLTKGDTYGLAISAPKNEEGTFQYLPWLLSSGAKFNEVGSPAGISSLQYLTDLIKDGSMSKEVINWTQNDLEKQFVTNKAAMITDGPWIIDTVKKDAPNLKWGVVKIPKDKVFASDLGGENWGVIKGHHEDAAWEFIKFTQQKDIMNEYCADFGYIPSRKDIAESNDKITKDPIMSVFLDELQYAMPRGPHAKWPEISDAMSTAMQESFTNAKTPEQAAKDAQVKIDTVLK; this is translated from the coding sequence ATGAAGAAAACTAAAACATTGTTAACTTGTTTGACAGCCGTGGTTATGACAGCGAGTATATTTGTTGGATGTGGAAGTAGTAATACAACTACAAGCCAAACTAAAACAGATGCATCTGCAAAGACAGCGCTTACAGTATGGCATTACTTTGATGGACAACAACAACAAAAGGCTATGGAGAATCTAGCTGATAAGTTCAATAAATCTCAAGATAAAATAGAAGTTGAAGTAGAATTTGTACCAAGAGCTGAACTTACTAAACAGTTTACAATAGGGCTTGTTGCAGATAAATTACCAGACCTTGGTTTAGTAGATAATCCAGATATGGCTTCATTTGCAGCAATGGGATTATTTGCAGATATTTCTGATAAGATGAATTCTTATGATGGTAAGGATCAATTCTATCCTGGACCAATATCATCTTGTCAATTAGATGGGAAATACTATGGTATTCCACTTGGAAGTAACGATTTAGCTTTATTTTATAATAAAGATATGTTTAGTGCAGCAGGTGTAGAGCCACCAACAACTTATGCTGAATTAAAGACTACAGCAAAGAAATTGACTAAAGGAGATACTTATGGATTAGCTATATCTGCACCTAAGAATGAAGAAGGAACATTCCAATATCTTCCATGGTTACTTTCGTCAGGAGCTAAATTTAATGAAGTTGGTAGTCCAGCAGGTATAAGTTCTCTTCAATATCTTACTGATCTTATAAAAGATGGATCAATGAGTAAGGAAGTTATAAACTGGACACAAAATGACTTAGAAAAACAATTCGTAACAAATAAAGCAGCTATGATTACAGACGGTCCATGGATTATAGATACTGTTAAGAAAGATGCACCTAATTTAAAATGGGGAGTTGTAAAAATTCCTAAAGATAAAGTATTTGCATCAGATTTAGGTGGAGAAAACTGGGGAGTAATTAAAGGACATCATGAAGATGCAGCTTGGGAATTCATTAAATTCACACAACAAAAAGACATAATGAATGAGTATTGTGCTGATTTTGGTTACATTCCATCTAGAAAGGATATTGCTGAAAGTAATGATAAAATAACTAAAGATCCAATCATGAGCGTATTTTTAGATGAGCTACAATATGCAATGCCAAGAGGACCACATGCAAAATGGCCAGAAATATCAGATGCAATGTCTACTGCAATGCAAGAAAGCTTTACAAATGCAAAGACTCCAGAGCAAGCAGCAAAAGACGCACAAGTTAAGATTGATACTGTATTAAAATAA